One window of Oncorhynchus masou masou isolate Uvic2021 chromosome 33, UVic_Omas_1.1, whole genome shotgun sequence genomic DNA carries:
- the neurod4 gene encoding LOW QUALITY PROTEIN: neurogenic differentiation factor 4 (The sequence of the model RefSeq protein was modified relative to this genomic sequence to represent the inferred CDS: inserted 1 base in 1 codon) translates to MMTKRFGKPGEGDVSELVSSLAWLDEDLSSQDGERGPEMGGRYGLGPGGRGSIELGSEDMEDQEEEDNYNDDDEETGMDGENEAPKRRGPKKKKMARGRQERFKARRTKANARERSRMHGLNDALDVLRKVMPCASKTQKLSKIETLRLARNYIWALSEVLESGQSPESHGFTEMLCKGLSQPTSNLVAGCLQLGASAPKMINKLDDKPFGGAPGVGSGVAGQPGGHHPLSGHYPSPGLPXPPYGSLEASHLLHMKSFEGGPYEQHPSPNECSSNGTPPYDGPLTPPLSISGNFALKQEPSPHEAERNYPSHPSHYLSSLPHYPPSSLAGLPGPQGHLFQASRYELPLDIQAFESFPPPHMVASQMGTIYSE, encoded by the exons ATGATGACCAAACGATTTGGTAAGCCTGGAGAAGGAGATGTGTCTGAGCTGGTCAGTTCTCTGGCCTGGCTAGATGAGGACCTGAGCTcccaagatggagagagaggtccagagatGGGGGGCCGCTACGGCCTGGGCCCAGGAGGCCGTGGGAGCATCGAGCTGGGCAGCGAAGACATGGAGGATCAGGAGGAGGAAGACaattataatgatgatgatgaggagacTGGAATGGACGGAGAAAATGAGGCACCCAAACGGAGGGGgcccaagaagaagaagatggccagaggcagacaggagaggtTCAAGGCGAGACGCACCAAGGCCAACGCCCGCGAGCGGTCCCGCATGCACGGGTTGAACGACGCGTTAGATGTGTTACGTAAGGTCATGCCCTGCGCCTCCAAGACCCAGAAACTGTCCAAGATCGAGACCCTGCGGCTGGCCCGCAACTACATCTGGGCCCTGTCTGAGGTGCTGGAGAGCGGTCAGTCCCCAGAGAGCCACGGCTTCACAGAGATGTTGTGTAAAGGCCTGTCCCAGCCCACTAGCAACCTTGTGGCTGGGTGTCTCCAGCTGGGGGCTTCTGCCCCCAAAATGATCAACAAGCTGGATGACAAGCCCTTTGGAGGAGCTCCAGGAGTTGGTAGTGGTGTAGCAGGGCAGCCTGGTGGCCATCACCCCCTGAGTGGTCACTACCCCTCTCCGGGCCTGC AGCCCCCCTACGGGTCCCTGGAGGCCTCCCACCTCCTCCATATGAAGAGCTTCGAGGGAGGGCCCTACGAACAGCACCCTTCCCCTAATGAGTGTAGTAGCAATGGCACCCCCCCTTACGACGGGCCCCTCACGCCCCCCCTCAGCATCAGTGGCAACTTTGCCCTGAAGCAGGAACCTTCCCCCCACGAGGCTGAGAGGAACTACCCCTCCCACCCTTCCCATTACCTCTCGTCCCTACCCCactaccccccctcctccctggCCGGGCTGCCAGGGCCTCAGGGCCACCTCTTCCAGGCCTCGCGCTACGAACTGCCCCTAGACATCCAGGCCTTTGAATCCTTCCCTCCACCACACATGGTCGCCTCACAGATGGGCACTATCTACAGCGAGTGA